The following proteins are co-located in the Castanea sativa cultivar Marrone di Chiusa Pesio chromosome 8, ASM4071231v1 genome:
- the LOC142608013 gene encoding putative protein phosphatase 2C 23 — MGNGIGRLTVCFTGEEGRRKHHEIPVILSDPSDEGLGHSFCYVRPDPTRLSSSKVHSEEETTTFKTISGASVSANTWTPLSTTIVDLYSYHSIDRVAAAFESSNSFASIPLQPIPRNLSGPMVSYGLPGSGPLERGFLSGPIERGFMSGPLDRASGLFSGPIDNKSYTGGGGGLGSDNHFQRSFSHGGGFGLGFGSGPFRPRSRKGKIIRVLKRAISKTLISRIGGGQQNSIVAPIKGGGLKDPDWNYNEKQQHNENLTVNSVNFLSSDGSLEDDESLESQNLQWAQGKAGEDRVHVVVSEEHGWVFVGIYDGFNGPDAPDYLLSNLYSFVHRELKGLLWDDGFESATTPTPTAATIVNTTAGGAGAAAAPVSSSSSVLGDDSDQDCARNRTGGDACAHCVVEEQENYPCPSGDDSNSDMDSPNPKRKRGRTSKSKYRGNAAKKWEENQRRWKCEWDRERVELDRRLKEQLNKSGSPSASAKAINHADVLKALSQALRKTEESYLEIADKMAVENPELALMGSCVLVMLMKGEDVYVMNVGDSRAVLAQKAEPDYWLGKIRQDLERINEETMHDLEGLDGDRPCTVPSLTACQLSVDHSTSVEEEVQRIKNEHPDDACAVMNDRVKGSLKVTRAFGAGFLKQPKWNNALLEAFRIDYLGTSPYINCSPSLYHHKLGPKDRFLLLSSDGLYQYFTNEEAVSEVELFITLQPEGDPAQHLVEEVLFRAAKKAGMDFHELLEIPQGDRRRYHDDVSIIVISLEGRIWKSCV, encoded by the exons ATGGGAAACGGAATCGGAAGGCTAACAGTGTGTTTCACCGGCGAAGAGGGTCGGCGGAAACACCATGAAATACCGGTAATACTATCGGACCCATCAGACGAGGGTCTGGGCCACTCGTTCTGCTACGTGAGACCCGACCCTACTCGTTTGTCTTCATCCAAGGTTCATTCGGAGGAGGAAACCACGACGTTCAAGACCATATCGGGAGCTTCAGTGAGCGCGAACACGTGGACCCCACTTTCCACAACCATCGTCGACTTGTACTCGTATCACAGCATAGACAGAGTCGCCGCCGCGTTTGAGAGCTCCAATTCCTTCGCTTCCATCCCTTTACAGCCAATCCCAAGAAATTTATCGGGTCCGATGGTCTCGTACGGATTACCCGGATCCGGCCCATTAGAAAGAGGGTTCTTGTCCGGCCCGATCGAGCGTGGATTCATGTCCGGCCCACTCGACCGCGCTTCTGGGCTTTTCTCCGGCCCAATCGATAACAAGTCCTATACCGGCGGCGGCGGCGGATTAGGATCCGATAACCACTTCCAGAGAAGCTTCTCTCACGGTGGTGGGTTTGGACTCGGGTTCGGGTCTGGGCCATTCAGGCCCAGATCGAGGAAAGGGAAAATCATACGGGTTTTAAAGAGAGCGATATCGAAGACCCTGATTTCACGAATCGGTGGTGGGCAACAGAACTCGATTGTAGCTCCGATCAAAGGCGGTGGGCTGAAAGACCCAGATTGGAACTATAATGAGAAGCAACAGCACAATGAGAATTTGACGGTGAATAGCGTGAATTTCTTGAGCAGCGATGGTAGTTTGGAAGACGACGAGTCATTGGAGAGCCAGAATCTACAGTGGGCTCAAGGGAAAGCAGGGGAGGATCGAGTACACGTCGTCGTTTCGGAGGAGCATGGGTGGGTTTTCGTTGGGATTTACGATGGGTTCAACGGTCCAGATGCTCCGGATTATTTGTTGTCCAATTTGTACTCTTTTGTGCACAGGGAGCTCAAGGGCTTGTTGTGGGATGATGGGTTTGAATCAGCtacaacaccaacaccaacagcAGCGACGATCGTTAATACTACTGCTGGTGGAGCTGGAGCTGCAGCTGCCcctgtttcttcttcttcctctgttTTGGGTGACGATTCCGATCAAGATTGCGCGAGGAATCGGACGGGTGGTGATGCTTGTGCTCACTGTGTGGTTGAGGAGCAAGAGAATTATCCGTGTCCAAGTGGGGATGATTCGAATTCGGATATGGATTCGCCAAATCCAAAGCGAAAACGAGGTAGGACTTCAAAGAGCAAGTACAGAGGCAATGCGGCGAAAAAGTGGGAAGAGAATCAGAGGAGGTGGAAGTGTGAATGggatagagagagagtggagCTGGACCGGAGATTAAAGGAGCAATTGAATAAATCCGGGTCGCCATCGGCTTCCGCAAAAGCGATCAATCACGCCGATGTGTTGAAAGCTCTGTCACAAGCTCTGAGAAAAACAGAGGAGTCTTATTTGGAGATTGCAGATAAGATGGCTGTTGAAAATCCTGAGTTGGCGTTGATGGGTTCGTGTGTACTGGTGATGCTAATGAAGGGTGAGGATGTGTATGTGATGAACGTGGGTGATAGTAGAGCCGTGTTGGCCCAGAAGGCCGAGCCGGATTATTGGTTGGGGAAGATTAGGCAGGATTTGGAGAGGATCAATGAAGAAACAATGCATGATTTGGAAGGTTTGGACGGTGATAGACCGTGCACGGTTCCGAGTCTGACGGCTTGTCAGCTCAGTGTGGATCATAGTACCAGTGTTGAAGAG GAAGTTCAGAGAATAAAGAATGAACATCCGGATGATGCTTGTGCTGTGATGAATGATCGTGTCAAGGGTTCATTGAAGGTCACTCGGGCTTTTGGTGCTGGTTTTCTCAAGCAG CCTAAATGGAACAATGCACTTTTGGAGGCATTCAGAATAGATTACCTAGGAACTTCCCCTTACATAAACTGTTCCCCATCTCTATACCACCATAAATTAGGCCCAAAAGACAGGTTTTTGTTATTATCGTCTGATGGGCTCTATCAGTACTTCACAAATGAAGAAGCTGTTTCTGAAGTAGAACTTTTCATCACATTGCAACCCGAAGGAGACCCGGCACAACATCTTGTTGAGGAAGTTCTATTTCGTGCTGCAAAGAAAGCtg GTATGGACTTTCATGAATTACTTGAAATACCACAAGGGGACCGGCGGCGTTACCATGATGATGTTTCCATAATTGTTATTTCTTTAGAGGGAAGGATATGGAAATCATGTGTATAA